One region of Danio rerio strain Tuebingen ecotype United States chromosome 5, GRCz12tu, whole genome shotgun sequence genomic DNA includes:
- the LOC137495534 gene encoding uncharacterized protein isoform X2 — MEYIWKMIVFFKGETSNCSRPEAENTSSGSRDRKRKVEEAFQNDENQEDLMPAKRHKPAQFPDDSDEPSTSSGGRKRKLKVTFQDDQEDLMPAKRCEPSQFPDDNEEPSTSSGSRDRKRKVDEAFQNDENQEDLMLAKRHKPAQFPDDSDEPSTSSGGRKRKLKVTFQDDQEDLMPAKRCEPSQFPDDNEEPSTSSGCRDRKRKAKKAFQDDENQEDLMPAKLHKPAQFPDDSEEPSTSSGGRKRKLKVTFQDDQEDLMPAKRRKPSQFPDDNEEPSTSSGCRDRKRNAKKAFQDDEDQEDLMPAKRHKPAQFPDDSEEPSTSSGGRKRKLKVTFQDDQEDLMPAKRCEPTQFPDDSEEPSTSSGGRGRERKVEKAFLDDENQEDLMPAKLHKPAQFPDESDEPSTSSGSREGNAEQHFLDDEEDEDDDSSYDEDPDFCRRDTGPGSPLDKYELGRKLGKGNYGTVYVATRKSDGKKVALKFVHKSTCYGNRIPGHACRVTMEARIMLDLKTSPICPHIIELYDFFDVGEHYVYVLEYMQPSMTLTAFIRRNNGRLTESVARHLTLQILIALQNCMEHGIHHRAVHEDNILVNPKTLQVKLIDFGCSEYCQGHLKPHAGFDQIYCRCYQHSRLVKVCGIRPVHFALEENVTSVARLLARMVNGYWPLRSVVQYPRFHPSVSKECRDLLKMCFGFLVDYGPTLEDVIDHKWFSKKIDT, encoded by the exons ATGGAGTACATTTGGAAGATGATAGTTTTTTTTAAGGGGGAAACAAGCAATTGTTCCCGCCCTGAAGCAGAAAACACCAGCTCAG GAAgcagagacagaaaaagaaaagtcgaGGAAGCTTTCCAGAATGATGAAAATCAGGAGGACTTGATGCCGGCAAAACGCCATAAACCAGCACAGTTCCCTGATGACAGTGATGAACCCAGCACCAGCTCAG GAGGCAGAAAAAGAAAACTCAAGGTAACTTTTCAGGATGATCAGGAGGACTTGATGCCGGCAAAACGTTGTGAACCATCACAGTTCCCTGATGACAATGAAGAACCCAGCACCAGCTCAG GAAgcagagacagaaaaagaaaagtcgaTGAAGCTTTCCAGAATGATGAAAATCAGGAGGACTTGATGCTGGCAAAACGCCATAAACCAGCACAGTTCCCTGATGACAGTGATGAACCCAGCACCAGCTCAG GAGGCAGAAAAAGAAAACTCAAGGTGACTTTTCAGGATGATCAGGAGGACTTGATGCCGGCAAAACGTTGTGAACCATCACAGTTCCCTGATGACAATGAAGAACCCAGCACCAGCTCAG GatgcagagacagaaaaagaaaagccaagaAAGCTTTTCAGGATGATGAAAATCAGGAGGACTTGATGCCGGCAAAACTCCATAAACCAGCACAGTTCCCTGATGACAGTGAAGAACCCAGCACCAGCTCAG GAGGCAGAAAAAGAAAACTCAAGGTAACTTTTCAGGATGATCAGGAGGACTTGATGCCGGCAAAACGCCGTAAACCATCACAGTTCCCTGATGACAATGAAGAACCCAGCACCAGCTCAG GatgcagagacagaaaaagaaaTGCTAAGAAAGCttttcaggatgatgaagatcagGAGGACTTGATGCCGGCAAAACGCCATAAACCAGCACAGTTCCCTGATGACAGTGAAGAACCCAGCACCAGCTCAG GAGGCAGAAAAAGAAAACTCAAGGTGACTTTTCAGGATGATCAGGAGGACTTGATGCCGGCAAAACGTTGTGAACCAACACAGTTCCCTGATGACAGTGAAGAACCCAGCACCAGCTCAG GGGGCAGAGGCAGAGAAAGAAAAGTCGAGAAAGCTTTTCTGGATGATGAAAATCAGGAGGACTTGATGCCGGCAAAACTCCATAAACCAGCACAGTTCCCTGATGAAAGTGATGAACCCAGCACCAGCTCAG GAAGCAGAGAAGGAAATGCTGAGCAACATTTTCTggatgatgaagaggatgaagatgatgattcCTCCTACGACGAGGATCCAGATTTTTGTAGAAGAGACACCGGCCCAG GATCTCCTCTTGACAAATATGAGCTTGGAAGGAAGCTAGGAAAGGGAAACTATGGCACTGTCTACGTGGCAACACGCAAATCTGATGGAAAAAAG GTTGCCCTGAAATTCGTTCATAAGTCAACGTGTTATGGAAATCGGATT CCTGGACATGCCTGTCGTGTGACTATGGAGGCCAGAATAATGCTTGACCTGAAGACGTCTCCCATATGTCCCCACATCATAGAGTTATACGACTTTTTTGATGTGGGAGAACATTATGTTTATGTCCTGGAGTACATGCAGCCGAGTATGACCTTGACTGCATTCATCAGGAGAAACAATGGTCGCTTGACTGAAAGTGTAGCGCGACACTTGACTCTGCAGATCCTAATTGCATTACAAAACTGCATGGAGCATGGCATTCACCATAGAGCAGTCCATGAAGATAACATCTTGGTGAATCCAAAGACCCTTCAAGTCAAGTTGATTGATTTTGGCTGCAGTGAATACTGTCAGGGCCACTTAAAACCGCACGCTG GATTTGACCAAATCTACTGCAGATGTTACCAGCATTCTCGTCTAGTAAAAGTTTGTGGCATAAGGCCTGTACATTTTGCTCTCGAAGAAAATGTTACGTCTGTGGCAAGACTCCTGGCAAGGATGGTGAATGGATATTGGCCCCTTCGCTCTGTGGTTCAGTATCCAAGATTTCACCCCAGTGTATCCAAAG AATGCAGAGATCTTCTGAAAATGTGCTTCGGTTTCCTCGTTGACTATGGACCCACTTTGGAGGATGTTATTGATCATAAGTGGTTCAGCAAAAAGATAGACACCTGA
- the LOC137495534 gene encoding uncharacterized protein isoform X1 yields MEYIWKMIVFFKGETSNCSRPEAENTSSGSRDRKRKVEEAFQNDENQEDLMPAKRHKPAQFPDDSDEPSTSSGGRKRKLKVTFQDDQEDLMPAKRCEPSQFPDDNEEPSTSSGSRDRKRKVDEAFQNDENQEDLMLAKRHKPAQFPDDSDEPSTSSGGRKRKLKVTFQDDQEDLMPAKRCEPSQFPDDNEEPSTSSGCRDRKRKAKKAFQDDENQEDLMPAKLHKPAQFPDDSEEPSTSSGQFSGGRKRKLKVTFQDDQEDLMPAKRRKPSQFPDDNEEPSTSSGCRDRKRNAKKAFQDDEDQEDLMPAKRHKPAQFPDDSEEPSTSSGGRKRKLKVTFQDDQEDLMPAKRCEPTQFPDDSEEPSTSSGGRGRERKVEKAFLDDENQEDLMPAKLHKPAQFPDESDEPSTSSGSREGNAEQHFLDDEEDEDDDSSYDEDPDFCRRDTGPGSPLDKYELGRKLGKGNYGTVYVATRKSDGKKVALKFVHKSTCYGNRIPGHACRVTMEARIMLDLKTSPICPHIIELYDFFDVGEHYVYVLEYMQPSMTLTAFIRRNNGRLTESVARHLTLQILIALQNCMEHGIHHRAVHEDNILVNPKTLQVKLIDFGCSEYCQGHLKPHAGFDQIYCRCYQHSRLVKVCGIRPVHFALEENVTSVARLLARMVNGYWPLRSVVQYPRFHPSVSKECRDLLKMCFGFLVDYGPTLEDVIDHKWFSKKIDT; encoded by the exons ATGGAGTACATTTGGAAGATGATAGTTTTTTTTAAGGGGGAAACAAGCAATTGTTCCCGCCCTGAAGCAGAAAACACCAGCTCAG GAAgcagagacagaaaaagaaaagtcgaGGAAGCTTTCCAGAATGATGAAAATCAGGAGGACTTGATGCCGGCAAAACGCCATAAACCAGCACAGTTCCCTGATGACAGTGATGAACCCAGCACCAGCTCAG GAGGCAGAAAAAGAAAACTCAAGGTAACTTTTCAGGATGATCAGGAGGACTTGATGCCGGCAAAACGTTGTGAACCATCACAGTTCCCTGATGACAATGAAGAACCCAGCACCAGCTCAG GAAgcagagacagaaaaagaaaagtcgaTGAAGCTTTCCAGAATGATGAAAATCAGGAGGACTTGATGCTGGCAAAACGCCATAAACCAGCACAGTTCCCTGATGACAGTGATGAACCCAGCACCAGCTCAG GAGGCAGAAAAAGAAAACTCAAGGTGACTTTTCAGGATGATCAGGAGGACTTGATGCCGGCAAAACGTTGTGAACCATCACAGTTCCCTGATGACAATGAAGAACCCAGCACCAGCTCAG GatgcagagacagaaaaagaaaagccaagaAAGCTTTTCAGGATGATGAAAATCAGGAGGACTTGATGCCGGCAAAACTCCATAAACCAGCACAGTTCCCTGATGACAGTGAAGAACCCAGCACCAGCTCAGGTCAGTTTTCAG GAGGCAGAAAAAGAAAACTCAAGGTAACTTTTCAGGATGATCAGGAGGACTTGATGCCGGCAAAACGCCGTAAACCATCACAGTTCCCTGATGACAATGAAGAACCCAGCACCAGCTCAG GatgcagagacagaaaaagaaaTGCTAAGAAAGCttttcaggatgatgaagatcagGAGGACTTGATGCCGGCAAAACGCCATAAACCAGCACAGTTCCCTGATGACAGTGAAGAACCCAGCACCAGCTCAG GAGGCAGAAAAAGAAAACTCAAGGTGACTTTTCAGGATGATCAGGAGGACTTGATGCCGGCAAAACGTTGTGAACCAACACAGTTCCCTGATGACAGTGAAGAACCCAGCACCAGCTCAG GGGGCAGAGGCAGAGAAAGAAAAGTCGAGAAAGCTTTTCTGGATGATGAAAATCAGGAGGACTTGATGCCGGCAAAACTCCATAAACCAGCACAGTTCCCTGATGAAAGTGATGAACCCAGCACCAGCTCAG GAAGCAGAGAAGGAAATGCTGAGCAACATTTTCTggatgatgaagaggatgaagatgatgattcCTCCTACGACGAGGATCCAGATTTTTGTAGAAGAGACACCGGCCCAG GATCTCCTCTTGACAAATATGAGCTTGGAAGGAAGCTAGGAAAGGGAAACTATGGCACTGTCTACGTGGCAACACGCAAATCTGATGGAAAAAAG GTTGCCCTGAAATTCGTTCATAAGTCAACGTGTTATGGAAATCGGATT CCTGGACATGCCTGTCGTGTGACTATGGAGGCCAGAATAATGCTTGACCTGAAGACGTCTCCCATATGTCCCCACATCATAGAGTTATACGACTTTTTTGATGTGGGAGAACATTATGTTTATGTCCTGGAGTACATGCAGCCGAGTATGACCTTGACTGCATTCATCAGGAGAAACAATGGTCGCTTGACTGAAAGTGTAGCGCGACACTTGACTCTGCAGATCCTAATTGCATTACAAAACTGCATGGAGCATGGCATTCACCATAGAGCAGTCCATGAAGATAACATCTTGGTGAATCCAAAGACCCTTCAAGTCAAGTTGATTGATTTTGGCTGCAGTGAATACTGTCAGGGCCACTTAAAACCGCACGCTG GATTTGACCAAATCTACTGCAGATGTTACCAGCATTCTCGTCTAGTAAAAGTTTGTGGCATAAGGCCTGTACATTTTGCTCTCGAAGAAAATGTTACGTCTGTGGCAAGACTCCTGGCAAGGATGGTGAATGGATATTGGCCCCTTCGCTCTGTGGTTCAGTATCCAAGATTTCACCCCAGTGTATCCAAAG AATGCAGAGATCTTCTGAAAATGTGCTTCGGTTTCCTCGTTGACTATGGACCCACTTTGGAGGATGTTATTGATCATAAGTGGTTCAGCAAAAAGATAGACACCTGA
- the LOC137495534 gene encoding uncharacterized protein isoform X6, with translation MEYIWKMIVFFKGETSNCSRPEAENTSSGSRDRKRKVEEAFQNDENQEDLMPAKRHKPAQFPDDSDEPSTSSGGRKRKLKVTFQDDQEDLMPAKRCEPSQFPDDNEEPSTSSGGRKRKLKVTFQDDQEDLMPAKRCEPSQFPDDNEEPSTSSGCRDRKRKAKKAFQDDENQEDLMPAKLHKPAQFPDDSEEPSTSSGGRKRKLKVTFQDDQEDLMPAKRRKPSQFPDDNEEPSTSSGCRDRKRNAKKAFQDDEDQEDLMPAKRHKPAQFPDDSEEPSTSSGGRKRKLKVTFQDDQEDLMPAKRCEPTQFPDDSEEPSTSSGGRGRERKVEKAFLDDENQEDLMPAKLHKPAQFPDESDEPSTSSGSREGNAEQHFLDDEEDEDDDSSYDEDPDFCRRDTGPGSPLDKYELGRKLGKGNYGTVYVATRKSDGKKVALKFVHKSTCYGNRIPGHACRVTMEARIMLDLKTSPICPHIIELYDFFDVGEHYVYVLEYMQPSMTLTAFIRRNNGRLTESVARHLTLQILIALQNCMEHGIHHRAVHEDNILVNPKTLQVKLIDFGCSEYCQGHLKPHAGFDQIYCRCYQHSRLVKVCGIRPVHFALEENVTSVARLLARMVNGYWPLRSVVQYPRFHPSVSKECRDLLKMCFGFLVDYGPTLEDVIDHKWFSKKIDT, from the exons ATGGAGTACATTTGGAAGATGATAGTTTTTTTTAAGGGGGAAACAAGCAATTGTTCCCGCCCTGAAGCAGAAAACACCAGCTCAG GAAgcagagacagaaaaagaaaagtcgaGGAAGCTTTCCAGAATGATGAAAATCAGGAGGACTTGATGCCGGCAAAACGCCATAAACCAGCACAGTTCCCTGATGACAGTGATGAACCCAGCACCAGCTCAG GAGGCAGAAAAAGAAAACTCAAGGTAACTTTTCAGGATGATCAGGAGGACTTGATGCCGGCAAAACGTTGTGAACCATCACAGTTCCCTGATGACAATGAAGAACCCAGCACCAGCTCAG GAGGCAGAAAAAGAAAACTCAAGGTGACTTTTCAGGATGATCAGGAGGACTTGATGCCGGCAAAACGTTGTGAACCATCACAGTTCCCTGATGACAATGAAGAACCCAGCACCAGCTCAG GatgcagagacagaaaaagaaaagccaagaAAGCTTTTCAGGATGATGAAAATCAGGAGGACTTGATGCCGGCAAAACTCCATAAACCAGCACAGTTCCCTGATGACAGTGAAGAACCCAGCACCAGCTCAG GAGGCAGAAAAAGAAAACTCAAGGTAACTTTTCAGGATGATCAGGAGGACTTGATGCCGGCAAAACGCCGTAAACCATCACAGTTCCCTGATGACAATGAAGAACCCAGCACCAGCTCAG GatgcagagacagaaaaagaaaTGCTAAGAAAGCttttcaggatgatgaagatcagGAGGACTTGATGCCGGCAAAACGCCATAAACCAGCACAGTTCCCTGATGACAGTGAAGAACCCAGCACCAGCTCAG GAGGCAGAAAAAGAAAACTCAAGGTGACTTTTCAGGATGATCAGGAGGACTTGATGCCGGCAAAACGTTGTGAACCAACACAGTTCCCTGATGACAGTGAAGAACCCAGCACCAGCTCAG GGGGCAGAGGCAGAGAAAGAAAAGTCGAGAAAGCTTTTCTGGATGATGAAAATCAGGAGGACTTGATGCCGGCAAAACTCCATAAACCAGCACAGTTCCCTGATGAAAGTGATGAACCCAGCACCAGCTCAG GAAGCAGAGAAGGAAATGCTGAGCAACATTTTCTggatgatgaagaggatgaagatgatgattcCTCCTACGACGAGGATCCAGATTTTTGTAGAAGAGACACCGGCCCAG GATCTCCTCTTGACAAATATGAGCTTGGAAGGAAGCTAGGAAAGGGAAACTATGGCACTGTCTACGTGGCAACACGCAAATCTGATGGAAAAAAG GTTGCCCTGAAATTCGTTCATAAGTCAACGTGTTATGGAAATCGGATT CCTGGACATGCCTGTCGTGTGACTATGGAGGCCAGAATAATGCTTGACCTGAAGACGTCTCCCATATGTCCCCACATCATAGAGTTATACGACTTTTTTGATGTGGGAGAACATTATGTTTATGTCCTGGAGTACATGCAGCCGAGTATGACCTTGACTGCATTCATCAGGAGAAACAATGGTCGCTTGACTGAAAGTGTAGCGCGACACTTGACTCTGCAGATCCTAATTGCATTACAAAACTGCATGGAGCATGGCATTCACCATAGAGCAGTCCATGAAGATAACATCTTGGTGAATCCAAAGACCCTTCAAGTCAAGTTGATTGATTTTGGCTGCAGTGAATACTGTCAGGGCCACTTAAAACCGCACGCTG GATTTGACCAAATCTACTGCAGATGTTACCAGCATTCTCGTCTAGTAAAAGTTTGTGGCATAAGGCCTGTACATTTTGCTCTCGAAGAAAATGTTACGTCTGTGGCAAGACTCCTGGCAAGGATGGTGAATGGATATTGGCCCCTTCGCTCTGTGGTTCAGTATCCAAGATTTCACCCCAGTGTATCCAAAG AATGCAGAGATCTTCTGAAAATGTGCTTCGGTTTCCTCGTTGACTATGGACCCACTTTGGAGGATGTTATTGATCATAAGTGGTTCAGCAAAAAGATAGACACCTGA
- the LOC137495534 gene encoding uncharacterized protein isoform X4: protein MEYIWKMIVFFKGETSNCSRPEAENTSSGSRDRKRKVEEAFQNDENQEDLMPAKRHKPAQFPDDSDEPSTSSGGRKRKLKVTFQDDQEDLMPAKRCEPSQFPDDNEEPSTSSGGRKRKLKVTFQDDQEDLMPAKRCEPSQFPDDNEEPSTSSGCRDRKRKAKKAFQDDENQEDLMPAKLHKPAQFPDDSEEPSTSSGQFSGGRKRKLKVTFQDDQEDLMPAKRRKPSQFPDDNEEPSTSSGCRDRKRNAKKAFQDDEDQEDLMPAKRHKPAQFPDDSEEPSTSSGGRKRKLKVTFQDDQEDLMPAKRCEPTQFPDDSEEPSTSSGGRGRERKVEKAFLDDENQEDLMPAKLHKPAQFPDESDEPSTSSGSREGNAEQHFLDDEEDEDDDSSYDEDPDFCRRDTGPGSPLDKYELGRKLGKGNYGTVYVATRKSDGKKVALKFVHKSTCYGNRIPGHACRVTMEARIMLDLKTSPICPHIIELYDFFDVGEHYVYVLEYMQPSMTLTAFIRRNNGRLTESVARHLTLQILIALQNCMEHGIHHRAVHEDNILVNPKTLQVKLIDFGCSEYCQGHLKPHAGFDQIYCRCYQHSRLVKVCGIRPVHFALEENVTSVARLLARMVNGYWPLRSVVQYPRFHPSVSKECRDLLKMCFGFLVDYGPTLEDVIDHKWFSKKIDT, encoded by the exons ATGGAGTACATTTGGAAGATGATAGTTTTTTTTAAGGGGGAAACAAGCAATTGTTCCCGCCCTGAAGCAGAAAACACCAGCTCAG GAAgcagagacagaaaaagaaaagtcgaGGAAGCTTTCCAGAATGATGAAAATCAGGAGGACTTGATGCCGGCAAAACGCCATAAACCAGCACAGTTCCCTGATGACAGTGATGAACCCAGCACCAGCTCAG GAGGCAGAAAAAGAAAACTCAAGGTAACTTTTCAGGATGATCAGGAGGACTTGATGCCGGCAAAACGTTGTGAACCATCACAGTTCCCTGATGACAATGAAGAACCCAGCACCAGCTCAG GAGGCAGAAAAAGAAAACTCAAGGTGACTTTTCAGGATGATCAGGAGGACTTGATGCCGGCAAAACGTTGTGAACCATCACAGTTCCCTGATGACAATGAAGAACCCAGCACCAGCTCAG GatgcagagacagaaaaagaaaagccaagaAAGCTTTTCAGGATGATGAAAATCAGGAGGACTTGATGCCGGCAAAACTCCATAAACCAGCACAGTTCCCTGATGACAGTGAAGAACCCAGCACCAGCTCAGGTCAGTTTTCAG GAGGCAGAAAAAGAAAACTCAAGGTAACTTTTCAGGATGATCAGGAGGACTTGATGCCGGCAAAACGCCGTAAACCATCACAGTTCCCTGATGACAATGAAGAACCCAGCACCAGCTCAG GatgcagagacagaaaaagaaaTGCTAAGAAAGCttttcaggatgatgaagatcagGAGGACTTGATGCCGGCAAAACGCCATAAACCAGCACAGTTCCCTGATGACAGTGAAGAACCCAGCACCAGCTCAG GAGGCAGAAAAAGAAAACTCAAGGTGACTTTTCAGGATGATCAGGAGGACTTGATGCCGGCAAAACGTTGTGAACCAACACAGTTCCCTGATGACAGTGAAGAACCCAGCACCAGCTCAG GGGGCAGAGGCAGAGAAAGAAAAGTCGAGAAAGCTTTTCTGGATGATGAAAATCAGGAGGACTTGATGCCGGCAAAACTCCATAAACCAGCACAGTTCCCTGATGAAAGTGATGAACCCAGCACCAGCTCAG GAAGCAGAGAAGGAAATGCTGAGCAACATTTTCTggatgatgaagaggatgaagatgatgattcCTCCTACGACGAGGATCCAGATTTTTGTAGAAGAGACACCGGCCCAG GATCTCCTCTTGACAAATATGAGCTTGGAAGGAAGCTAGGAAAGGGAAACTATGGCACTGTCTACGTGGCAACACGCAAATCTGATGGAAAAAAG GTTGCCCTGAAATTCGTTCATAAGTCAACGTGTTATGGAAATCGGATT CCTGGACATGCCTGTCGTGTGACTATGGAGGCCAGAATAATGCTTGACCTGAAGACGTCTCCCATATGTCCCCACATCATAGAGTTATACGACTTTTTTGATGTGGGAGAACATTATGTTTATGTCCTGGAGTACATGCAGCCGAGTATGACCTTGACTGCATTCATCAGGAGAAACAATGGTCGCTTGACTGAAAGTGTAGCGCGACACTTGACTCTGCAGATCCTAATTGCATTACAAAACTGCATGGAGCATGGCATTCACCATAGAGCAGTCCATGAAGATAACATCTTGGTGAATCCAAAGACCCTTCAAGTCAAGTTGATTGATTTTGGCTGCAGTGAATACTGTCAGGGCCACTTAAAACCGCACGCTG GATTTGACCAAATCTACTGCAGATGTTACCAGCATTCTCGTCTAGTAAAAGTTTGTGGCATAAGGCCTGTACATTTTGCTCTCGAAGAAAATGTTACGTCTGTGGCAAGACTCCTGGCAAGGATGGTGAATGGATATTGGCCCCTTCGCTCTGTGGTTCAGTATCCAAGATTTCACCCCAGTGTATCCAAAG AATGCAGAGATCTTCTGAAAATGTGCTTCGGTTTCCTCGTTGACTATGGACCCACTTTGGAGGATGTTATTGATCATAAGTGGTTCAGCAAAAAGATAGACACCTGA
- the LOC137495534 gene encoding uncharacterized protein isoform X3: MEYIWKMIVFFKGETSNCSRPEAENTSSGSRDRKRKVEEAFQNDENQEDLMPAKRHKPAQFPDDSDEPSTSSGGRKRKLKVTFQDDQEDLMPAKRCEPSQFPDDNEEPSTSSGSRDRKRKVDEAFQNDENQEDLMLAKRHKPAQFPDDSDEPSTSSGGRKRKLKVTFQDDQEDLMPAKRCEPSQFPDDNEEPSTSSGCRDRKRKAKKAFQDDENQEDLMPAKLHKPAQFPDDSEEPSTSSGQFSGGRKRKLKVTFQDDQEDLMPAKRRKPSQFPDDNEEPSTSSGGRKRKLKVTFQDDQEDLMPAKRCEPTQFPDDSEEPSTSSGGRGRERKVEKAFLDDENQEDLMPAKLHKPAQFPDESDEPSTSSGSREGNAEQHFLDDEEDEDDDSSYDEDPDFCRRDTGPGSPLDKYELGRKLGKGNYGTVYVATRKSDGKKVALKFVHKSTCYGNRIPGHACRVTMEARIMLDLKTSPICPHIIELYDFFDVGEHYVYVLEYMQPSMTLTAFIRRNNGRLTESVARHLTLQILIALQNCMEHGIHHRAVHEDNILVNPKTLQVKLIDFGCSEYCQGHLKPHAGFDQIYCRCYQHSRLVKVCGIRPVHFALEENVTSVARLLARMVNGYWPLRSVVQYPRFHPSVSKECRDLLKMCFGFLVDYGPTLEDVIDHKWFSKKIDT; encoded by the exons ATGGAGTACATTTGGAAGATGATAGTTTTTTTTAAGGGGGAAACAAGCAATTGTTCCCGCCCTGAAGCAGAAAACACCAGCTCAG GAAgcagagacagaaaaagaaaagtcgaGGAAGCTTTCCAGAATGATGAAAATCAGGAGGACTTGATGCCGGCAAAACGCCATAAACCAGCACAGTTCCCTGATGACAGTGATGAACCCAGCACCAGCTCAG GAGGCAGAAAAAGAAAACTCAAGGTAACTTTTCAGGATGATCAGGAGGACTTGATGCCGGCAAAACGTTGTGAACCATCACAGTTCCCTGATGACAATGAAGAACCCAGCACCAGCTCAG GAAgcagagacagaaaaagaaaagtcgaTGAAGCTTTCCAGAATGATGAAAATCAGGAGGACTTGATGCTGGCAAAACGCCATAAACCAGCACAGTTCCCTGATGACAGTGATGAACCCAGCACCAGCTCAG GAGGCAGAAAAAGAAAACTCAAGGTGACTTTTCAGGATGATCAGGAGGACTTGATGCCGGCAAAACGTTGTGAACCATCACAGTTCCCTGATGACAATGAAGAACCCAGCACCAGCTCAG GatgcagagacagaaaaagaaaagccaagaAAGCTTTTCAGGATGATGAAAATCAGGAGGACTTGATGCCGGCAAAACTCCATAAACCAGCACAGTTCCCTGATGACAGTGAAGAACCCAGCACCAGCTCAGGTCAGTTTTCAG GAGGCAGAAAAAGAAAACTCAAGGTAACTTTTCAGGATGATCAGGAGGACTTGATGCCGGCAAAACGCCGTAAACCATCACAGTTCCCTGATGACAATGAAGAACCCAGCACCAGCTCAG GAGGCAGAAAAAGAAAACTCAAGGTGACTTTTCAGGATGATCAGGAGGACTTGATGCCGGCAAAACGTTGTGAACCAACACAGTTCCCTGATGACAGTGAAGAACCCAGCACCAGCTCAG GGGGCAGAGGCAGAGAAAGAAAAGTCGAGAAAGCTTTTCTGGATGATGAAAATCAGGAGGACTTGATGCCGGCAAAACTCCATAAACCAGCACAGTTCCCTGATGAAAGTGATGAACCCAGCACCAGCTCAG GAAGCAGAGAAGGAAATGCTGAGCAACATTTTCTggatgatgaagaggatgaagatgatgattcCTCCTACGACGAGGATCCAGATTTTTGTAGAAGAGACACCGGCCCAG GATCTCCTCTTGACAAATATGAGCTTGGAAGGAAGCTAGGAAAGGGAAACTATGGCACTGTCTACGTGGCAACACGCAAATCTGATGGAAAAAAG GTTGCCCTGAAATTCGTTCATAAGTCAACGTGTTATGGAAATCGGATT CCTGGACATGCCTGTCGTGTGACTATGGAGGCCAGAATAATGCTTGACCTGAAGACGTCTCCCATATGTCCCCACATCATAGAGTTATACGACTTTTTTGATGTGGGAGAACATTATGTTTATGTCCTGGAGTACATGCAGCCGAGTATGACCTTGACTGCATTCATCAGGAGAAACAATGGTCGCTTGACTGAAAGTGTAGCGCGACACTTGACTCTGCAGATCCTAATTGCATTACAAAACTGCATGGAGCATGGCATTCACCATAGAGCAGTCCATGAAGATAACATCTTGGTGAATCCAAAGACCCTTCAAGTCAAGTTGATTGATTTTGGCTGCAGTGAATACTGTCAGGGCCACTTAAAACCGCACGCTG GATTTGACCAAATCTACTGCAGATGTTACCAGCATTCTCGTCTAGTAAAAGTTTGTGGCATAAGGCCTGTACATTTTGCTCTCGAAGAAAATGTTACGTCTGTGGCAAGACTCCTGGCAAGGATGGTGAATGGATATTGGCCCCTTCGCTCTGTGGTTCAGTATCCAAGATTTCACCCCAGTGTATCCAAAG AATGCAGAGATCTTCTGAAAATGTGCTTCGGTTTCCTCGTTGACTATGGACCCACTTTGGAGGATGTTATTGATCATAAGTGGTTCAGCAAAAAGATAGACACCTGA